A genomic window from Nicotiana sylvestris chromosome 11, ASM39365v2, whole genome shotgun sequence includes:
- the LOC104215433 gene encoding nuclear pore complex protein NUP98A-like isoform X4, translating to MSLFSAPSSSPSFSSSNLFENRAFGATSSAVFAQPIGSSVSFGGTTASSATNSATAFQTQDKSLGSSSTLPTFGKKYEGNGVSNESLLWSRDASVSAPAFGVTSNSHFGMSSTPTFGSCSFDKPAVSTSGISGFGGLLVPRPFNESTVEHFGTSSTPRFGSYSFGQPAVSMSASNPLFSSSNMFGSTPEIGQTRPLFGDRAFGETSSASSVFAQPIGSAVSFNGTTTFNAANNATAFQTQDRSLGSSTLSTFGKKYEGNGVANKPLLWSRDASVSAPAFGVASNSHFGMSSTSAFGSYSFVQPAVSTSGISGFGGLVIPRPFDQPAAFVSGKESTAPLLKSFSFGKAAFGFNQKGSRIASYIATPEKDSTRPGETIQSICGMHTYKDKSQEELRFEDYQLGTSGFGVIDNSRTFQSPVFNQSTFDHPNPFAVEREPSCGRCPNPFAVKREPSYCHPPNPFVVKREPFDFHPPNPFGVKREPSYCHCPNPFVVEREPFDFHPPNPFAVKREPSYCHCSNPFAMERETFDFHPPNPFAVKREPSYCHCPNQFAMKREPSYCHCPNPFVMKRAEFDSLSKEKSITTPTGTGTRVASYAATREVEGQYLNFLSISAMPMYSNKSHEELRLDDYESANKGAASISQSKPLESSSGSTASNVSFSPWIHLSPFAAPLKPDSSSPITSALSSAPILTTGAAPQSTLCSNCLNKFQSSCQLQPTSPRLCDVSIGLENLTTSSQLSTGYPLGPSQKPLFVGPLHPGMTPNVGETLPTAISSHPATENVGMHDGVKVNDSCGKPNLAPEEMHYDNSRKLKPCFQVSVESAAEEAMDSKHDDKDVDAIMPKLQRSDYYTVPPIQELISKEKEEPGFCSHVTDFVVGRHGYGSIKFLGETDVRKLDLDSAVHFNCREVIIYMDESKKPPVGQGLNKSAEITLLNVRCINKSNGKEYTDGPMINKYRDMLIKKAGVHGAEFVSYDPVKGEWAFEVSHF from the exons AGTGCAACAAATAGTGCTACAGCTTTTCAAACACAAGACAAATCTCTGGGCTCGTCGTCCACTTTACCAACATTTGGAAAGAAATATGAAGGTAATGGTGTGTCCAATGAATCTTTGTTGTGGTCCAGGGATGCCAGTGTTTCAGCTCCGGCATTTGGTGTTACAAGCAACTCACACTTTGGCATGTCAAGCACTCCCACATTTGGTTCCTGCTCCTTTGACAAGCCAGCAGTATCCACGTCAG GCATATCTGGATTTGGTGGCCTCCTCGTACCAAGGCCTTTTAACGAATCAACAGTCGAGCACTTTGGTACGTCAAGCACTCCAAGATTTGGTTCCTACTCCTTTGGCCAGCCAGCAGTATCCATGTCAG CTTCAAATCCGTTATTTAGCAGCAGCAATATGTTTGGTTCTACACCCGAAATTGGACAGACTAGACCACTGTTTGGAGATAGAGCATTTGGAGAAACCTCATCAGCATCATCCGTATTTGCTCAACCTATTGGAAGTGCAGTGTCTTTCAATG GAACCACAACATTTAATGCAGCAAACAATGCTACAGCTTTTCAAACGCAAGACAGATCTCTTGGCTCGTCCACTTTATCAACATTTGGAAAGAAATATGAAGGTAATGGTGTGGCCAATAAACCTCTGTTGTGGTCCAGGGATGCCAGTGTTTCAGCTCCTGCATTTGGTGTTGCAAGCAACTCACACTTTGGCATGTCAAGCACTTCCGCATTTGGCTCCTACTCCTTCGTCCAGCCAGCAGTATCCACATCAG GCATATCTGGATTTGGTGGCCTCGTCATACCAAGGCCTTTTGACCAGCCAGCAGCATTTGTCTCAG GTAAAGAAAGTACAGCACCATTGCTCAAGAGCTTTAGTTTTGGAAAGGCAGCATTTGGTTTCAATCAGAAAGGAAGTAGAATAGCATCATACATCGCAACTCCAGAGAAAGATAGCACAAGACCAGGTGAAACAATTCAGTCCATTTGTGGCATGCACACTTATAAAGATAAAAGCCAGGAGGAGTTGCGGTTTGAGGACTATCAGTTAG GCACATCTGGATTTGGTGTCATTGACAACTCAAGGACTTTTCAATCACCAGTATTTAACCAATCAACTTTTGATCATCCAAATCCATTTGCCGTGGAAAGAGAACCTTCTTGTGGCCGTTGTCCAAATCCATTTGCCGTGAAAAGAGAACCTTCTTATTGTCATCCTCCAAATCCATTTGTCGTGAAAAGAGAACCTTTTGATTTTCATCCTCCAAATCCATTTGGCGTGAAAAGAGAACCTTCTTATTGTCATTGTCCAAATCCATTTGTCGTGGAAAGAGAACCTTTTGATTTTCATCCTCCCAATCCATTTGCTGTGAAAAGAGAACCTTCTTATTGTCATTGTTCAAATCCATTTGCCATGGAAAGAGAAACTTTTGATTTTCATCCTCCAAATCCATTTGCCGTGAAAAGAGAACCTTCTTATTGTCACTGTCCAAACCAATTTGCCATGAAAAGAGAACCTTCTTATTGTCACTGTCCTAATCCATTTGTCATGAAAAGAGCAGAGTTTGATTCTCTATCAAAAGAGAAGTCTATCACCACTCCAACTGGCACTGGAACTAGAGTGGCATCTTATGCTGCAACTAGAGAAGTGGAAGGACAATATTTAAACTTTTTGTCAATCTCTGCTATGCCAATGTATTCTAATAAAAGCCACGAGGAGTTGAGGTTAGATGACTATGAATCTGCAAACAAAG GGGCTGCATCAATTTCACAAAGTAAACCATTGGAGTCTTCATCAGGATCTACTGCCTCAAATGTATCTTTTTCTCCATGGATCCATTTAAGTCCATTTGCTGCACCTTTGAAACCAGATTCTAGCTCTCCGATTACCTCTGCCCTTTCTTCCGCTCCTATTTTAACTACAGGAGCAGCTCCACAATCCACATTATGCTCGAACTGCCTAAACAAGTTTCAATCTTCCTGCCAGCTGCAGCCTACTTCCCCAAGACTTTGTGATGTATCTATTGGGTTGGAGAACTTGACTACATCCTCTCAGCTTTCCACAGGCTATCCACTTGGTCCAAGTCAAAAA CCTCTGTTCGTTGGTCCTCTGCACCCAGGAATGACTCCAAATGTTGGAGAAACACTTCCTACAGCCATCTCTTCTCATCCAGCAACAG AAAACGTAGGGATGCATGATGGAGTCAAAGTTAATGACAGTTGTGGCAAGCCCAACTTAGCGCCTGAAGAGATGCATTATGATAATTCTAGAAAGCTGAAACCTTGTTTTCAAGTTTCAGTTGAAAGTGCTGCTGAAGAAGCCATGGATAGCAAGCATGATGATAAGGATGTTGATGCCATAATGCCCAAGCTCCAACGTTCTGATTACTACACAGTTCCTCCTATCCAGGAATTAATATCAAAGGAGAAGGAAGAACCTGGTTTCTGTAGCCACGTGACGGACTTTGTGGTAGGAAGACATGGCTATGGAAGCATCAAGTTCTTGGGAGAAACAGATGTCCGGAAGCTTGATCTTGATTCTGCTGTCCATTTTAACTGTCGTGAGGTGATCATCTATATGGACGAGAGCAAGAAACCTCCAGTTGGACAAGGCCTCAACAAGTCAGCTGAGATAACTCTCCTTAATGTCAGATGCATCAACAAATCGAACGGGAAGGAGTACACAGATGGACCAATGATTAACAAGTACAGAGATATGCTTATTAAGAAAGCAGGAGTGCATGGTGCAGAATTTGTTTCTTATGATCCAGTAAAAGGGGAGTGGGCATTTGAAGTGTCACACTTTTAG